The proteins below come from a single Molothrus aeneus isolate 106 chromosome 21, BPBGC_Maene_1.0, whole genome shotgun sequence genomic window:
- the MAD2L2 gene encoding mitotic spindle assembly checkpoint protein MAD2B: MTTLTRQDLNFGQVVADVLSEFLEVAVHLILYVREVYPIGIFQKRKKYNVPVQMSCHPELNQYIQDTLHCVKPLLEKNDVEKVVVVILDKEHHPVERFVFEITQPPLLSISSESLLSHVEQLLRAFILKISVCDAVLDNNPPGCTFTVLVHTREAATRNMEKIQVIKDFPWILADEQDVHMHDPRLIPLKTMTSDILKMQLYVEERAHKGT; this comes from the exons ATGACCACTCTCACACGGCAGGACCTTAACTTTGGGCAAG TTGTTGCAGATGTTCTTTCAGAATTCCTGGAAGTGGCTGTTCACCTCATCTTGTATGTCAGAGAAGTTTACCCTATTGGGATctttcagaagaggaaaaaatacaatGTACCTGTCCAG aTGTCCTGCCACCCAGAGCTGAACCAGTACATCCAGGACACGCTGCACTGTGTGAAGCCTCTGCTGGAGAAG AACGATGTGGAGAAAGTTGTGGTTGTAATTCTGGATAAAGAGCACCACCCCGTGGAGAGATTTGTCTTTGAGATCACCCAGCCACCTCTTCTTTCCATTAG TTCTgagtccctgctgtcccacGTGGAGCAGTTACTGCGTGCCTTCATCCTGAAAATCAGCGTGTGTGATGCTGTGCTGGACAACAACCCCCCAG GTTGCACCTTCACAGTTCTGGTTCACACACGGGAGGCTGCCACGCGCAACATGGAAAAGATCCAGGTGATAAAG GATTTCCCTTGGATCCTCGCTGATGAGCAAGACGTGCACATGCACGACCCCCGGCTCATTCCCCTGAAAACCATGACATCTGACATCCTAAAG ATGCAGCTCTACGTAGAAGAGCGAGCTCACAAAGGCACCTGA